In Lascolabacillus massiliensis, a single genomic region encodes these proteins:
- a CDS encoding glycoside hydrolase family 57 protein, which translates to MKSICFYFQIHQPFRLKRYRFFNIGNDHYYFDDYSNEDIMQQIAARSYIPANRMLLDLINQYKGKFKVAFSISGVALDQMEVYAPEVIEGLRELSKTGDVEFLTETYAHSLSSLFDPEEFHNQVKQHSERIEMLFDQKPTVLRNTELIYSDEIADMVYKMGYKKMITEGAKHVLGWKSPNYVYQSASQPQLKLLLKNSKFSDDIAYKFSDYSWNEYPLTAEKFMSWIASTPPEEKVFNLFMNYEVLGNLQPSHSGIFEFMKALPRFAFEKGIGFSTPSEIMDSHKPIGAIQVPETISWSDEERDVSAWLGNRLQKSALKSLYEIGERVRLCTVRQLKQDWIYLQSSDHFYYMSTKHFGIGNSNFSPYMSPYDAFNNYMNVLSDFIGRIKAQYPDTVDNEELNALLTTIHNQDMEIKRLEQELKKVIGTNEELLVEKLSRKKADKI; encoded by the coding sequence ATGAAGTCGATTTGCTTTTATTTCCAGATACACCAGCCGTTCAGGCTAAAAAGATATCGTTTCTTTAATATAGGAAACGATCACTACTATTTTGATGATTATTCTAATGAAGATATAATGCAACAGATTGCGGCAAGATCCTATATACCGGCCAACAGGATGTTGCTAGATCTGATAAATCAATACAAAGGAAAGTTTAAAGTTGCATTTTCTATTTCAGGAGTAGCTCTGGATCAAATGGAAGTCTATGCTCCGGAAGTAATTGAAGGTTTACGAGAACTAAGCAAAACCGGAGATGTTGAGTTTCTTACAGAAACATATGCCCATTCACTATCGAGTCTTTTTGATCCTGAAGAGTTTCACAATCAGGTTAAACAACATTCTGAAAGAATTGAAATGCTTTTCGATCAGAAGCCTACAGTATTGCGAAATACAGAGTTGATCTATTCTGATGAAATTGCTGATATGGTTTATAAAATGGGATATAAGAAAATGATTACCGAAGGAGCCAAACATGTCCTTGGGTGGAAAAGTCCCAATTATGTATATCAATCGGCTTCACAGCCTCAACTAAAATTACTGCTAAAAAACAGCAAATTTAGTGACGATATAGCATATAAATTCTCCGATTACAGTTGGAACGAGTACCCCCTGACAGCAGAAAAATTCATGTCATGGATAGCTTCAACTCCTCCGGAAGAGAAAGTTTTCAATCTCTTTATGAATTATGAGGTATTAGGTAATCTGCAACCCTCTCACTCCGGAATATTTGAATTCATGAAAGCGCTACCCCGATTTGCTTTTGAAAAAGGAATTGGTTTCTCTACTCCAAGTGAAATTATGGATTCTCATAAGCCAATTGGAGCAATTCAGGTTCCCGAGACAATCTCATGGTCTGACGAGGAGCGTGATGTTAGTGCATGGTTGGGTAACCGACTTCAGAAGAGTGCTTTAAAGTCGCTTTATGAGATTGGCGAAAGGGTAAGACTTTGCACTGTTCGTCAGTTAAAACAGGACTGGATATACCTGCAATCGAGTGATCATTTTTATTACATGTCAACGAAGCATTTTGGAATCGGCAATAGTAATTTTAGTCCCTATATGTCCCCCTATGATGCATTCAATAATTACATGAACGTTTTAAGTGATTTTATAGGTAGGATTAAAGCCCAATATCCTGATACTGTCGATAATGAGGAGTTGAATGCTTTACTTACAACAATTCATAATCAGGACATGGAAATAAAGAGACTTGAACAAGAACTTAAGAAAGTTATTGGAACTAATGAAGAATTATTAGTTGAAAAACTTTCAAGAAAAAAAGCTGATAAAATATAG
- the rny gene encoding ribonuclease Y, with product MNIFIGIIGLVAGALIAWYLTGKTANSRAQKILSDAEKDAEVIKKKMLLEAKEETLALKNEAEKQINSRTSKLQSFENRLKQREMTLNQRQEELNKKNSETEELKVTLANQQEFLDKKSAELERLHRQSVEKLESISGLSAEEAKERLVESLKEEAKGDAQSYISEIMEEAKMTANKEAKKIVIQSIQRVATETSIENAITVFHIDSDEIKGRIIGREGRNIRALEAATGVEIVVDDTPEAIVISGFDPVRREIARLSLHQLVADGRIHPARIEEVVSKVKKQIEDEIVETGKRTVIDLGIHGLHPELIRIVGKMKYRSSYGQNLLQHSRETANLCAIMASELGLNPKKAKRAGLLHDIGKVPDDEPELPHAVLGMKLAEKYKEKPDICNAIGAHHDEVEMTTLLAPIVQVCDAISGARPGARREIVEAYIKRLNDLETLALSYPGVVKTYAIQAGRELRVIVGADKIDDQDTEKLSDEIARKIQTEMTYPGQVKITVIRETRAVSFAK from the coding sequence ATGAATATATTTATAGGAATTATCGGTTTGGTTGCTGGTGCTTTAATAGCCTGGTATCTAACCGGTAAGACAGCCAATTCACGCGCTCAGAAAATTCTGAGTGATGCTGAAAAAGATGCTGAAGTAATAAAGAAAAAGATGCTCCTTGAGGCAAAAGAGGAGACTCTTGCATTAAAAAATGAGGCCGAAAAGCAAATTAATTCACGCACATCTAAATTACAGTCTTTCGAAAATAGGCTGAAACAGCGTGAAATGACTCTCAACCAAAGACAGGAGGAACTTAATAAAAAAAATAGTGAAACAGAAGAGCTTAAAGTTACTCTGGCTAATCAGCAGGAATTCCTCGATAAGAAAAGTGCAGAACTTGAACGTCTACACAGACAATCGGTTGAAAAACTGGAGTCAATTTCTGGCCTATCAGCCGAAGAGGCTAAAGAGAGACTGGTAGAGTCTCTGAAAGAGGAGGCAAAAGGTGATGCACAATCCTATATTAGTGAAATCATGGAAGAGGCCAAGATGACAGCTAATAAGGAGGCTAAAAAGATTGTGATCCAATCGATTCAGCGTGTTGCAACTGAAACATCAATCGAGAATGCTATTACAGTTTTCCATATTGATTCTGACGAAATTAAAGGAAGAATTATTGGACGTGAGGGTCGTAATATAAGAGCTCTGGAAGCAGCTACAGGAGTGGAAATTGTTGTAGATGATACTCCGGAGGCAATTGTAATTTCAGGATTCGATCCTGTAAGACGAGAAATTGCACGCCTTTCTCTTCACCAACTGGTAGCAGACGGCAGAATTCACCCGGCTCGTATTGAAGAGGTTGTATCTAAAGTAAAGAAGCAGATTGAAGATGAGATAGTTGAAACAGGAAAACGTACTGTTATTGATTTAGGAATTCATGGGTTACATCCGGAGTTGATCAGAATTGTAGGAAAAATGAAGTATAGATCTTCATATGGTCAGAATTTGCTGCAACACTCTCGTGAGACAGCTAACCTTTGTGCTATCATGGCTTCTGAACTTGGTCTCAATCCCAAAAAAGCAAAACGTGCAGGACTTCTTCATGATATAGGCAAGGTGCCTGATGATGAGCCGGAATTGCCACATGCAGTTTTGGGTATGAAGCTTGCAGAGAAATATAAAGAGAAACCTGATATTTGCAATGCTATTGGAGCTCACCATGATGAAGTTGAGATGACCACTTTGCTTGCTCCAATAGTTCAGGTGTGTGATGCTATTTCAGGAGCAAGACCTGGTGCTCGTCGCGAGATAGTGGAAGCCTATATTAAAAGACTTAATGATCTTGAAACTCTTGCTCTTTCCTACCCGGGAGTTGTTAAAACATATGCAATTCAGGCAGGTAGAGAGTTGCGCGTAATTGTTGGTGCTGATAAGATAGATGATCAGGATACAGAAAAGCTTTCTGATGAAATAGCACGTAAGATACAGACTGAAATGACCTATCCGGGACAGGTTAAAATTACTGTGATACGTGAAACCAGGGCAGTAAGTTTTGCCAAGTAG
- a CDS encoding NUDIX hydrolase, with amino-acid sequence MTNHKNSPLHWKVLERKYLHKRPWLTVRLEKLLMPNGNIVPEYYVLEYPNWVNIIAITKDKKFVMVKQYRPGIEEVCFELCAGVCEDEDLSPLSSAQRELLEETGYGGGVWTEFIRIAPNASAANNWSYCYIAEDVEKIGKQSLEESEDLTVHLVTFNELKDLLENGKIVQATMAAPLWKFMALYDNF; translated from the coding sequence ATGACAAATCATAAAAACAGTCCACTACACTGGAAGGTTCTCGAACGCAAGTACCTCCACAAGAGGCCGTGGCTGACTGTAAGATTGGAAAAGCTGCTAATGCCCAACGGCAATATAGTACCTGAATACTATGTTCTGGAATACCCAAACTGGGTTAATATTATTGCTATTACAAAAGATAAAAAGTTTGTGATGGTTAAACAGTATCGTCCCGGAATTGAAGAGGTATGCTTTGAACTTTGTGCCGGTGTTTGTGAAGATGAAGATTTGTCACCTTTATCATCTGCACAACGTGAACTGCTTGAAGAAACAGGTTATGGTGGTGGGGTATGGACTGAGTTTATCCGCATTGCACCTAATGCAAGTGCAGCTAATAACTGGTCCTACTGCTACATTGCTGAAGATGTAGAGAAAATAGGCAAACAGTCACTTGAGGAATCAGAGGATCTGACTGTACACCTGGTAACTTTTAACGAGCTAAAGGATTTACTCGAAAATGGCAAGATAGTTCAGGCAACAATGGCAGCTCCTTTATGGAAATTCATGGCTTTGTATGATAATTTTTGA
- a CDS encoding B3/B4 domain-containing protein yields the protein MKIKIGEEILEVCSDFHVAVIYCKVKNTKHNDKLWDEIDLFTKKFTSSFSMEKIKKRPAIEATRDVYKRLGKDPNRYRPSGEALCRRLLKGQGLYQIDTIVDLINLVSLKTGYSIGGFDADKIEGNLRLGVGRANEPFEAIGRGTMNIEGLPVYRDSIGGIGNPSSDEERTKITSETKHLLMLINGYSGADGLKEAVDYSLELLRKYAYADQIKISIINGNN from the coding sequence ATGAAAATAAAAATTGGCGAGGAAATTTTAGAGGTGTGCTCCGATTTCCATGTAGCTGTTATTTACTGTAAAGTTAAGAATACAAAGCACAATGATAAACTTTGGGATGAAATTGATTTGTTTACAAAAAAGTTTACCAGTTCATTTAGCATGGAAAAGATAAAGAAACGACCCGCAATTGAGGCCACACGTGATGTTTATAAAAGACTTGGCAAAGACCCTAACAGATACCGACCTTCAGGGGAAGCATTATGCAGGAGACTGCTTAAGGGACAGGGACTTTATCAGATTGATACTATTGTTGATTTAATAAACCTGGTTTCGTTAAAAACAGGATATTCGATAGGTGGTTTTGATGCAGATAAGATTGAAGGTAATCTCCGTTTAGGTGTTGGAAGAGCAAATGAACCATTTGAAGCAATAGGTCGTGGTACTATGAATATTGAGGGACTCCCTGTATACAGAGACTCGATAGGAGGAATAGGCAATCCCAGCAGCGATGAGGAGAGAACTAAGATCACATCTGAAACAAAACATCTTTTGATGCTCATCAATGGATATTCAGGAGCTGATGGACTAAAAGAGGCTGTTGACTATTCATTAGAATTACTTAGAAAATATGCATATGCCGATCAGATTAAAATCAGTATAATAAATGGGAATAATTAA
- a CDS encoding coiled-coil domain-containing protein: MTDENNKLLIDLEVRIKQLLFFCDSLKDENERLKSEIKLRQEQIDEAKNDLKVLKTKYDSLKTVRTITAASVDVDTAKLKLSKLVREVDKCINLLK; this comes from the coding sequence ATGACTGACGAAAATAACAAGTTACTCATTGATCTGGAAGTTCGTATTAAACAACTTCTGTTTTTTTGTGATTCATTGAAAGATGAGAATGAGAGATTGAAGTCTGAGATTAAGTTAAGGCAGGAACAAATTGATGAAGCCAAAAATGATCTAAAGGTTTTGAAAACAAAATATGATAGTTTAAAAACAGTAAGGACAATTACTGCAGCGTCGGTTGATGTTGACACTGCCAAATTAAAACTATCAAAGCTGGTGCGGGAAGTAGACAAATGCATAAATTTATTAAAATAA
- a CDS encoding SAM-dependent methyltransferase yields MDKAALYLIPVLLGDTSVERVIPEFNKRIVSELKFFIVENIRSARRFMKKCDPGIDIDSLTFYELNKHTNKKDIEGYLAPMKSGNSMGVISEAGCPAIADPGAEVVAIAQKKGYKVVPLVGPSSLLMAIMASGFNGQSFAFHGYLPIDSSKRVSKIKYLEMQSYKDDQTQLFIETPYRNQKLAEDIIENCKPHTQLCIAMNISCDDECIVTKSVKSWKGNLPDMQKTPTVFLIYRGK; encoded by the coding sequence TTGGACAAAGCAGCACTATATTTAATTCCCGTTTTATTAGGTGATACATCAGTTGAGCGGGTGATTCCTGAATTCAACAAGAGAATTGTATCTGAATTGAAGTTTTTCATTGTGGAAAACATTCGTTCAGCACGTCGTTTTATGAAGAAGTGTGATCCTGGCATTGACATTGATTCACTTACATTTTACGAACTGAATAAACATACAAACAAGAAGGATATTGAAGGTTATCTTGCTCCTATGAAATCAGGAAACAGCATGGGCGTTATTTCCGAAGCAGGATGCCCTGCCATTGCTGATCCGGGAGCAGAGGTAGTTGCTATTGCACAGAAAAAAGGGTATAAAGTTGTACCACTTGTTGGTCCCTCCTCCCTTTTGATGGCTATAATGGCATCAGGCTTTAACGGTCAGAGTTTTGCATTTCATGGTTACCTTCCCATTGATTCTTCAAAAAGGGTGAGTAAAATCAAATATCTGGAAATGCAATCATATAAGGATGATCAGACACAACTGTTTATAGAAACACCTTACCGTAATCAAAAGCTGGCAGAAGATATTATTGAAAACTGCAAACCACATACTCAGTTATGTATCGCGATGAATATTTCATGTGATGATGAGTGTATTGTCACAAAAAGCGTAAAGTCATGGAAAGGAAACCTTCCAGATATGCAGAAGACCCCAACCGTATTTCTTATTTATCGTGGTAAATAA
- a CDS encoding glycosyltransferase yields the protein MKALMFGWEFPPHILGGLGTASYGLTKGMSQQEDLETIFVIPKPWGDEDQSFMKIIGANNTPVVWKNVSNDTIKSRLEKFMNPEEYYKLRDNIYADFSYMHTNDLGCIEFSGRYPNNILEETNNYSIVAGVIARTYDFDVIHAHDWLTYPAGLHAKSVTGKPMVIHVHATEFDRSRGKPNPIVYGIEKDGMDNCDHIICVSNLTRKTVIENYHQPYWKVTTVHNAVDPLSPEIDAIKRISGVPEKVVTFLGRITMQKGPEFFVDAATQVIRKTDHIRFVMAGSGDMMDQMIRLVADRGIAHKFHFTGFLRGKQVYEMLKSSDVYVMPSVSEPFGISPLEAMQCGVPSIISYQSGCSEILHNVIKTDYWDVDAMADAIYSICTYPAMAEHLKIEGKKEVDNIKWEDAGLKVRAIYDMLV from the coding sequence ATGAAAGCATTGATGTTTGGATGGGAGTTCCCTCCACATATACTCGGAGGATTAGGTACAGCAAGTTATGGATTAACTAAAGGTATGTCGCAACAAGAAGATTTAGAAACCATATTTGTTATTCCTAAACCCTGGGGTGATGAAGATCAGAGTTTCATGAAAATCATCGGCGCCAACAATACACCTGTTGTGTGGAAGAATGTATCAAATGATACTATAAAATCAAGACTCGAAAAGTTCATGAATCCTGAGGAGTATTATAAACTGAGGGATAACATTTATGCCGACTTCAGCTACATGCATACTAATGATCTGGGATGTATTGAGTTTTCAGGCCGTTATCCAAACAATATTCTTGAGGAAACAAATAACTACTCCATAGTTGCAGGTGTAATTGCACGTACTTATGATTTTGATGTAATTCATGCTCACGACTGGTTAACCTACCCTGCCGGCTTGCATGCAAAGAGTGTTACGGGAAAACCAATGGTAATACATGTTCATGCAACTGAATTCGACAGAAGTCGCGGAAAACCCAATCCCATTGTGTATGGAATAGAGAAAGATGGTATGGATAATTGTGACCACATTATTTGTGTAAGTAACTTAACAAGGAAAACAGTAATCGAAAACTACCATCAGCCATACTGGAAAGTCACAACTGTTCATAATGCAGTAGATCCTTTAAGTCCCGAGATCGATGCAATTAAAAGAATATCAGGAGTTCCTGAGAAAGTAGTTACATTCCTCGGAAGGATTACAATGCAAAAAGGTCCCGAGTTTTTTGTAGATGCTGCAACGCAGGTAATTCGCAAAACCGACCATATACGTTTTGTTATGGCAGGAAGCGGTGACATGATGGATCAAATGATACGTCTGGTAGCTGACAGAGGTATTGCTCATAAATTCCACTTTACAGGTTTCCTGCGTGGTAAACAGGTTTATGAAATGCTTAAGTCAAGTGACGTATATGTAATGCCCTCTGTATCTGAGCCATTTGGTATTTCACCTCTTGAAGCTATGCAATGCGGTGTTCCAAGTATAATATCCTACCAGTCGGGCTGTTCCGAGATTCTGCATAATGTAATCAAAACAGACTACTGGGATGTGGATGCAATGGCTGATGCTATTTATTCAATTTGTACATACCCTGCTATGGCCGAACACCTTAAGATTGAAGGCAAAAAAGAGGTTGACAATATAAAATGGGAGGATGCAGGACTAAAAGTTCGTGCCATATACGATATGCTGGTTTGA
- a CDS encoding cell division protein ZapA produces MGDEKFLLTLEVAGRRYPLKIKRSEEQAFRAAAKQIDIKVNQYRVAFGSNPNLTTQDFMAMAAIQALAENFSLGDKNNTKPFEDKIDSLIIELDNYLKK; encoded by the coding sequence ATGGGGGACGAGAAATTTTTATTAACGTTAGAAGTTGCAGGCAGAAGGTATCCTTTGAAAATCAAAAGGTCTGAAGAACAGGCTTTCCGAGCTGCCGCAAAACAGATAGATATAAAAGTAAACCAATACCGTGTTGCATTTGGGTCAAACCCTAACTTAACAACACAAGATTTTATGGCAATGGCTGCCATTCAGGCATTGGCGGAGAATTTTTCTCTCGGCGATAAGAATAATACCAAACCCTTTGAGGATAAGATAGACTCTTTAATAATTGAGTTAGATAATTATCTAAAAAAATAA
- a CDS encoding methyltransferase RsmF C-terminal domain-like protein gives MNLPDHFTDIIRQLLKDQTDAFISSLVEVPPVSLRLNPLKSEGKVSDLPEEGKQVPWSDWGYYLNKRPSFTFDPLFHGGKYYVQEASSMFIEHVVKQLIDKPLKCLDLCAAPGGKSVSLLSALPAGSLLTSNEIIRQRAYILSENITKQGSSTTVVTNNEPKDFAFLQDFYDMILVDAPCSGEGMFRKDDVAISEWSPENVRMCAERQKNILSDIWPALKPGGILIYSTCTYNTLENEVNALWVSDEMHAEFVEIKTEKEWGISPSFDDKVIAYRFFPHKTEGEGLFVTVLRKDGSTVSNSLQHIQKRNKKNRKYPSHLVKEVSTYKRYLINPDDFDFVQDENRIIAVSKQHTETILALKNSLKTISLGIELGEIKGKDFIPSHSLAMSSEMNREIFSTRELTYDEAIAYLRREAISIPDSPKGFILLTYRDLPLGFVKNIGNRANNLYPNEWRIRT, from the coding sequence ATGAATCTTCCAGACCATTTTACAGATATTATCAGGCAGCTACTGAAAGATCAGACAGACGCTTTTATTAGTTCTTTAGTGGAGGTGCCACCAGTTAGTCTCCGTTTAAATCCACTTAAATCTGAAGGCAAGGTTTCAGATTTACCTGAGGAGGGAAAGCAAGTACCATGGTCGGATTGGGGCTATTACCTGAATAAGCGTCCTTCTTTCACCTTCGATCCTCTGTTTCACGGCGGTAAGTATTATGTTCAGGAAGCATCTTCAATGTTTATTGAGCATGTTGTCAAACAGTTAATTGATAAGCCGTTAAAATGTCTCGATCTCTGTGCAGCACCCGGTGGTAAGTCGGTAAGTTTACTTTCAGCACTACCTGCTGGTAGCCTCTTGACATCAAACGAAATAATACGCCAGCGTGCATATATCCTTTCTGAGAATATCACGAAACAGGGAAGTTCAACTACTGTGGTAACAAATAATGAGCCAAAAGATTTTGCCTTTCTTCAAGATTTCTATGACATGATTCTTGTAGATGCTCCATGTTCAGGCGAAGGAATGTTCAGAAAAGACGATGTAGCAATCAGTGAATGGTCACCTGAAAACGTCAGAATGTGTGCAGAACGACAAAAAAATATTTTATCTGATATCTGGCCTGCTTTAAAACCGGGCGGTATACTTATTTACAGCACATGTACCTATAACACACTGGAAAATGAGGTAAATGCATTATGGGTATCTGATGAGATGCATGCGGAATTTGTAGAAATTAAAACCGAAAAAGAGTGGGGAATATCGCCATCATTCGATGATAAGGTCATCGCCTATCGTTTCTTTCCTCATAAAACAGAAGGAGAGGGGTTATTTGTGACTGTATTGAGAAAAGATGGTTCAACTGTCTCAAACAGTCTTCAGCATATACAAAAACGTAACAAAAAAAATAGAAAATACCCTTCTCACTTAGTAAAGGAGGTTTCTACATACAAGAGATATTTAATAAATCCGGACGATTTCGATTTTGTTCAGGATGAAAATCGTATAATAGCCGTTTCTAAACAACATACAGAAACTATATTAGCTTTAAAAAACAGTTTGAAGACTATTTCATTAGGAATTGAGCTTGGTGAAATAAAAGGTAAAGATTTTATTCCATCTCATTCACTTGCAATGAGCAGTGAGATGAACAGAGAGATTTTTTCAACCAGAGAATTGACCTATGATGAGGCAATTGCATATCTTAGGAGAGAAGCCATAAGTATACCAGATTCTCCAAAAGGATTTATATTGCTTACATATAGAGATTTACCACTGGGTTTCGTTAAAAATATTGGTAACCGTGCAAACAACCTATATCCAAACGAATGGCGTATAAGAACATAA
- a CDS encoding sugar phosphate isomerase/epimerase family protein gives MKRTIFIMGLIISLAVSAQNRPDPQPSAETNEKFNIGMAGYTFRNFNLDQTLDMMQKCDVKYLCIKDFHLPLNSNEKEIADFHAKLASKGIKGYAVGPIYMKSEKEIDNAFEYAKRVGVKLVVGVPNYELLPYVDKKVKEYNMHYAIHLHGPDMDLYPDADDVWENVKDLDSRIGMCLDIGHDTRNGKDPVEDLKKYYTRVFDIHIKDVTGNTKAGYSVEIGRGVIDIPAFVKMLREVGYTGMCSLEHERNMDDPLQGIAESIGYFRGIITATK, from the coding sequence ATGAAAAGAACTATTTTTATTATGGGATTAATCATATCCCTTGCTGTTTCCGCACAAAACAGACCTGATCCTCAGCCCTCAGCTGAAACAAATGAAAAGTTCAATATTGGAATGGCGGGTTACACTTTCAGAAATTTTAATTTGGACCAGACATTAGATATGATGCAGAAGTGTGATGTCAAATATTTGTGTATAAAAGACTTTCACCTACCCCTGAACAGTAACGAGAAAGAAATTGCAGACTTTCATGCTAAGCTGGCATCAAAAGGAATAAAGGGATATGCAGTTGGTCCGATATATATGAAGTCTGAGAAAGAGATTGATAATGCTTTTGAGTATGCAAAGCGTGTTGGGGTAAAACTTGTTGTAGGAGTACCAAATTATGAGCTGCTGCCATATGTTGACAAAAAAGTAAAAGAGTACAACATGCATTATGCTATTCACCTGCATGGTCCAGATATGGATCTTTATCCCGATGCAGATGATGTGTGGGAGAATGTGAAAGATTTGGATTCACGTATTGGTATGTGCCTTGACATTGGTCATGACACCAGAAATGGCAAAGATCCGGTAGAAGATTTAAAAAAGTATTACACCCGTGTATTCGATATTCATATCAAAGATGTTACCGGTAACACTAAGGCTGGATATTCTGTTGAAATAGGACGAGGTGTTATTGATATTCCGGCTTTCGTGAAAATGTTGCGAGAAGTAGGTTATACAGGAATGTGCAGCCTGGAACATGAGCGAAATATGGATGACCCACTTCAAGGAATTGCTGAATCGATTGGTTACTTCAGAGGGATTATTACTGCAACTAAATAA
- a CDS encoding sensor histidine kinase, which produces MAYKNIIAQPLTFLFVILAIVAALLSLIASNLMVKQLAAEERNKIEVWALATESMMSEDMDAYLVLSILQSNNTIPVILYDENSGVVESHNIKLPKENVEAFLLNKINKFERKHDPIVLSDMNQILYYDDSYTLKQLHFYPYIQFFVISLFIGLAFLTLNRSQRAEQNRVWVGLSKETAHQLGTPISSLMAWSEYLKLKYSDKELLAEIDKDVERLRMIAERFSKIGSEPDLKPTILQDAVRHSLSYMEKRISDRVSLKEDFPEQPVNVMLNEPLFGWVIENLIKNGVDAMKGEGEILFSISVSDEIRTLKEKRQVYLDIKDSGKGVPKSMYNKIFSPGYTTKERGWGLGLSLVKRIVEVNHKGKIFVKNSELGKGTIFRIILNES; this is translated from the coding sequence ATGGCGTATAAGAACATAATTGCTCAGCCACTTACATTTTTATTTGTGATATTGGCTATTGTCGCAGCTCTTTTGTCGTTAATAGCTTCAAACCTAATGGTGAAACAACTGGCTGCAGAAGAGCGCAACAAGATTGAGGTGTGGGCTCTTGCAACAGAATCCATGATGTCTGAAGATATGGATGCATATCTAGTATTATCCATTCTGCAAAGCAATAACACAATCCCAGTCATTTTGTATGATGAAAATTCAGGTGTTGTTGAATCTCACAATATTAAACTGCCGAAAGAAAATGTCGAAGCCTTTCTTCTAAATAAAATAAATAAATTTGAAAGAAAACATGATCCCATTGTCTTGAGTGATATGAATCAGATACTTTATTATGATGATTCATACACACTAAAGCAATTGCATTTTTATCCATATATTCAGTTTTTTGTAATTTCACTGTTCATCGGACTTGCATTCCTAACCTTAAATCGTTCTCAGCGTGCTGAGCAAAACAGGGTATGGGTTGGGTTGTCGAAGGAGACCGCTCACCAGCTTGGTACGCCTATATCATCTTTAATGGCTTGGTCGGAATATCTTAAACTAAAATATAGTGATAAGGAGTTGCTTGCAGAGATTGATAAGGATGTTGAAAGGCTGCGGATGATAGCGGAAAGATTCTCGAAAATAGGATCAGAACCCGATCTGAAGCCAACTATACTTCAGGATGCAGTTCGTCACTCACTATCCTATATGGAAAAACGGATTTCAGATAGAGTGTCACTAAAAGAGGATTTCCCTGAACAACCAGTAAATGTAATGTTGAATGAGCCTCTTTTTGGATGGGTTATAGAGAATCTTATCAAAAATGGTGTTGATGCGATGAAAGGAGAGGGAGAAATATTGTTTTCAATTTCGGTATCTGATGAAATTAGAACATTAAAAGAAAAAAGGCAGGTCTATTTAGATATAAAAGATAGTGGTAAAGGAGTTCCTAAATCTATGTATAATAAAATATTCTCACCCGGATACACAACTAAAGAGAGAGGGTGGGGTTTGGGCTTGTCACTTGTTAAGCGAATAGTAGAGGTGAATCACAAAGGCAAAATATTTGTCAAAAACTCCGAACTTGGAAAAGGTACAATCTTCAGAATCATTTTAAATGAATCATAG